AAGACTGCCATGGAAACCGCATTAGGAATGTCCTATGCAGGAAAAAGAGCCTTGGTATGTATGAAACACGTGGGAATGAACGTGGCCGCAGACTGTTTCATGAACGCTGCTATTACCGGGGCTAACGGAGGTATGGTTATTATCGCTGCCGACGACCCATCTATGCACTCATCTCAAAACGAGCAAGATTCACGTGTATACGGTAAATTTGCCTTAATTCCAATCATGGAACCCTCTAACCAACAAGAGGCATACGACATGACCCGCTACGCTTTCGACTTGTCAGAGCAAATGGGAACTCCCGTGTTATTAAGAATCACGACTCGTCTGGCACACTCTCGTTCCGGTGTTGAACCAAGAGAGGCTAAAGCCGAAAATGAAATGCGTTTACCGGAAGACAAACGTCAATTCGTGTTACTTCCCGCTATCGCTAAAAAAAGATATAAATTATTACTAGAGAAACAAACCGCTTTCGAAGAGGCATCTGATAACTCTTCTTTCAACCAATATATTGACGGGGCTGACAAATCAATGGGTATCGTCGCTTGCGGTATCGGTTACAACTACCTGATGGAAGTGTTCGGTGGAAACTGTCCTTACCCGGTAGTAAAAGTAAGCCAATATCCTCTTCCGAGAAAGATGATCACCAAGTTGGCAGAAAGCACTGAAAAATTGCTCGTTTTAGAAGAAGGCTACCCGGTAATTGAAGAGGCTTTGAAAGGTTACCTGGAAAAAGAATGTGTACTCGGACGTTTGGATGGCACGCTCCCCAGAGACGGAGAGTTGAACCCGGATCACGTGGCGAAAGCATTCGGCTTACCTTCTATCGAAGGATCGCCTGTACCAGAGATCGTGGCACCTCGTCCACCGGCCCTTTGCGTGGGATGTAGCCACAGAGACGTGTACGCCGCATTGAATGCAGTTGTTGCCGAATACCCGAATGCACGTGTATTCTCTGACATCGGTTGTTACACTTTAGGAGCCCTTCCTCCATTCCAAGCAATCAACTCTTGCGTGGACATGGGTGCCTCTATCACCATGGCAAAAGGTGCCGCAGATGCAGGATTATACCCGGCTGTATCCGTTATCGGAGACTCCACGTTCACTCACTCCGGAATGACCGGGTTACTAGACGCTGTGAACGAGAAAGCTAACATCACGATTATCATTTCCGACAATGAATCCATCTCCATGACCGGAGGTCAGGAATCTTCAGCATTAGGACACCTGGAATCTATCTGTCGCGGTATTGGTGTTGAACCGGAACATATCCGTGTTCTACTTCCCGTACCGAAAAATCACGATGAATTGTGCAAGATCATCCGTGACGAGATCGAATACAAGGGTGTATCCGTGATCATCCCGAGAAGAGTTTGTATCCAGAAAGCTGCAAGAGACGCTAAGAAAAAGAAAAAATAAATTGATTCAAAGATCAATTTAAAATCTAAAACTTAAAATTTAAAATTATGAAGACAGATATTATATTAGCGGGTGTAGGTGGACAGGGAATCCTTTCTATCGCTGCAGCATTGGGGTCTGCCGCCCTCAACAATAACCTGTACATGAAACAAGCCGAGACTCACGGAATGAGTCAACGCGGGGGTGATGTGCAGTCTTTCATGAGAATCTCCGACAAACCGATTTTCTCTGACCTGATCGCCAAAGGAACAGCCGATATTATCCTTTCAGTTGAGCCGATGGAGGCATTACGTTATCTTCCCTATTTGAAAAAAGGGGGATACGTGGTAACGAACGCCACCCCGTTTATCAATATCCCGAACTATCCGGAAATTGAAACCTTGATGGCCACGTTGAAAGCCCTTCCTCACCAAGTAATCATTGACGCTGACAGCATCGCTAAAGAGGCTGCAGGCAACGTACGTGCCAGCAACTTCGTGATGATGGGTGCCGGTTCTCCTTTCATCGAAATTCCTTTCGAATACTTGGAAAAAGGTATCATGGCTATTTTCGAACGTAAAGGTGCCGATGTCGTAGAGATGAACTTGAAGGCATTACGTGCCGGACGTGAATTCGCACAAAACTACATTAAATAATCGGATCTGGGGGAGTTGGCAATGACTCCCCTGCTTTAAAAATACCGGTATTGTCTACTTAAACAATACCGGTATTTTTATTTTAAACAGAAGTAAATTAATAGGTGATGCGAGTACCCGAATTTCGATAAATGAAATTCTTTGCGACCCCTTTTCCCGTATAGGTACGAACCGCCTTCGGATTAATATCAGGAGTCGCTCCCTCCCGATTATATGTTCGCAGTACCCAGTTACCACCCTTGTTAGAAAGAATGCTAAACACATCCACCGGAGTCACCGTACTCGGATCAGAAGAATGTGCAAGGTACACAATCTCTTCATCCGCAGGAATAGAGATCATATTTTTCTTCTCAGTCTGATTACTTGGATTATAATAATGTACCACATTATCTCCCTTCGAATAATAAATGACACCACTATATGCCGGAGGTGTAGATAAAACGCCATATCCTTGTACGGCAAACACCCTACCATTTACAACATCGAATGATGCAGGAATCGTCAATCCGCGATAACCTTTATCATACACGGCATAATAATTTTGCATGACACCGACATTTATCTGCCACAAAGAGGCCACACCAGTCGTACGATCCTTCACAATAGCATACGTTCCTCCTACCGAAGTCGACGAATAAGGTTGCACCCCCATATAAATCAAATCACAATTTGTGAAGTACACCTCACCAACCGGTTTCAGGGAAAGCGGAGAAGCAGATTCAATCGCATTTTTTATCGGATAATGTTTCTGCACATAATACCCGACAAATTCTCCGGCACGATCATCGTAACACAAGCAACTACTACTACCTGCCGTTACCATCGAATTAAGCTGCATATCGTCATTCGGATATGCGTATCCGAAATGTCCACCGCCACCACCACCAAGATAAGCAAAATGAACAGCATTATTATTCATCAACATAAAACCACTTGTAGTTGCCCACACGCCTTGCGGCTTTTTAACAGCGGGTACTTCAAGAAAGGCATCATTCCATCTTTTCAACTGTTTCATACTGGTCCCCTCGTAGATACCCAAATCTTCATCGGTACAAATCATATAGGCCGGTTGCAAGTTCTTCCTCGTCCTATTTCCTTCTGCATCATACACGTAATATGCATATTGGTTATATTCGTAAGTACCTCGTATCGGTTTACCGGACAAACTTTCACCATTAATTGTTTTAAGAATATCCACGTTCAGTTCCCCGTTACGATCGATAAAATCAACATCCGTATATCCATTCTCATATTTGAGAATATAATAACCTTCACTGAAGAAACTGGCTACCACTAACTTCGATTTATAAAATGCTGAAGTCCCATTCGATTTATCTGTCACCTTAAACACCAATTGATAGGTCCCCGGTTCCATCGAAATTGTACAATCAAGTTTCTTACTTACTCCAAGCGTATCATTAGGCGCACTACTCGTTACCGTCCCCGGGAAAGCGTACCACACGTAATCATATTGAGATTCATCTCCTTCAATAGTCGGATCGATAACCAAATTTTCCAGCACGAGAACAGAATAGTTCTCGTCAATCCCCGATTTGATAATAGGAGCAACTACATCCGGGTTCTCATAACTGTAATTCCCGGTGTCCTCCACGCAAG
The window above is part of the Butyricimonas paravirosa genome. Proteins encoded here:
- a CDS encoding thiamine pyrophosphate-dependent enzyme, with the translated sequence MQKQLLLGVEAIAQGAIDGGISGVFAYPGTPSTEITEYIQESKQAIARNVHRMWSANEKTAMETALGMSYAGKRALVCMKHVGMNVAADCFMNAAITGANGGMVIIAADDPSMHSSQNEQDSRVYGKFALIPIMEPSNQQEAYDMTRYAFDLSEQMGTPVLLRITTRLAHSRSGVEPREAKAENEMRLPEDKRQFVLLPAIAKKRYKLLLEKQTAFEEASDNSSFNQYIDGADKSMGIVACGIGYNYLMEVFGGNCPYPVVKVSQYPLPRKMITKLAESTEKLLVLEEGYPVIEEALKGYLEKECVLGRLDGTLPRDGELNPDHVAKAFGLPSIEGSPVPEIVAPRPPALCVGCSHRDVYAALNAVVAEYPNARVFSDIGCYTLGALPPFQAINSCVDMGASITMAKGAADAGLYPAVSVIGDSTFTHSGMTGLLDAVNEKANITIIISDNESISMTGGQESSALGHLESICRGIGVEPEHIRVLLPVPKNHDELCKIIRDEIEYKGVSVIIPRRVCIQKAARDAKKKKK
- a CDS encoding PKD-like family lipoprotein; translation: MKQIIYLFAMLLGISFAACVEDTGNYSYENPDVVAPIIKSGIDENYSVLVLENLVIDPTIEGDESQYDYVWYAFPGTVTSSAPNDTLGVSKKLDCTISMEPGTYQLVFKVTDKSNGTSAFYKSKLVVASFFSEGYYILKYENGYTDVDFIDRNGELNVDILKTINGESLSGKPIRGTYEYNQYAYYVYDAEGNRTRKNLQPAYMICTDEDLGIYEGTSMKQLKRWNDAFLEVPAVKKPQGVWATTSGFMLMNNNAVHFAYLGGGGGGHFGYAYPNDDMQLNSMVTAGSSSCLCYDDRAGEFVGYYVQKHYPIKNAIESASPLSLKPVGEVYFTNCDLIYMGVQPYSSTSVGGTYAIVKDRTTGVASLWQINVGVMQNYYAVYDKGYRGLTIPASFDVVNGRVFAVQGYGVLSTPPAYSGVIYYSKGDNVVHYYNPSNQTEKKNMISIPADEEIVYLAHSSDPSTVTPVDVFSILSNKGGNWVLRTYNREGATPDINPKAVRTYTGKGVAKNFIYRNSGTRITY
- a CDS encoding indolepyruvate oxidoreductase subunit beta, yielding MKTDIILAGVGGQGILSIAAALGSAALNNNLYMKQAETHGMSQRGGDVQSFMRISDKPIFSDLIAKGTADIILSVEPMEALRYLPYLKKGGYVVTNATPFINIPNYPEIETLMATLKALPHQVIIDADSIAKEAAGNVRASNFVMMGAGSPFIEIPFEYLEKGIMAIFERKGADVVEMNLKALRAGREFAQNYIK